One Anolis carolinensis isolate JA03-04 chromosome 4, rAnoCar3.1.pri, whole genome shotgun sequence DNA window includes the following coding sequences:
- the LOC100556742 gene encoding epidermal retinol dehydrogenase 2, with amino-acid sequence MLILPVNYLIFKLENRFNRVMLIIRSILSTIEFLILFCFYCLEAFILMFFSHRKNIAGKIVLVTGSANGIGREISINLARLGSILILWDIDEEGNSETAELAKANGALAVYTYKCDLRKREEIYTVAEQVKSEVGDVEILINNAGVLKGKGFLDLPDSDMDETLDVNTKAHFWTCKAFLPAMIARNEGHLVSTASISALAGTNKLTDACASKAAAFGFLESLAFEMRAAGKKGIKTTIICPSYVNTELVRGVQTSRPLLLPILDVVYVGKKIVDGILKEKLYVLLPPYVGLIVLKIFFPKKVVFLLIEYLGIFNNLDDFRGEVRRGQPQRTK; translated from the exons ATGTTGATATTACCAGTGAATTATCTAATTTTTAAATTAGAGAATAGATTCAACAGAGTCATGTTAATCATAAGAAGTATCTTGAGCACCATTgaatttctgattttattttgcttttattgtttggaggcatttattttaatgttttttagtcATCGGAAAAATATTGCTGGGAAAATAGTACTTGTCACAGGATCTGCAAATGGAATTGGAAGAGAGATTTCCATAAATTTGGCACGTCTTGGTTCCATCCTCATTCTCTGGGACATTGACGAAGAAGGTAACAGTGAAACAGCAGAGCTTGCCAAAGCCAATGGGGCTCTAGCCGTTTATACCTACAAGTGTGACCTGCGCAAAAGAGAAGAAATCTACACAGTGGCAGAACAG gttAAAAGTGAAGTTGGTGATGTAGAAATTCTAATCAACAATGCAGGTGTTCTGAAAGGAAAGGGTTTCCTTGATCTTCCCGACTCTGATATGGATGAAACACTAGATGTGAACACTAAAGCACACTTCTGG ACTTGCAAAGCCTTTCTTCCAGCCATGATTGCCCGCAATGAAGGTCATTTGGTTTCTACTGCTAGTAtatcagcactagcagggaccaATAAACTAACAG aTGCTTGTGCAAGTAAAGCTGCAGCATTTGGGTTTTTGGAATCCCTTGCATTTGAAATGAGAGCTGCAGGGAAAAAAGGCATTAAAACCACTATTATTTGTCCTTCATATGTGAATACAGAATTAGTTAGAGGAGTACAAACATC CCGGCCGTTACTACTTCCTATTTTGGATGTCGTCTACGTTGGGAAGAAGATTGTGGATGGGATTCTTAAAGAGAAATTGTATGTGCTCTTACCACCATATGTTGGACTCATTGTCCTTAAAAT ATTTTTTCCTAAGAAAGTGGTTTTCCTTCTTATAGAATATCTTGGAATCTTCAATAATTTAGATGACTTTAGAGGTGAGGTTCGTAGAGGACAGCCACAAAGGACTAAATGA